The following proteins come from a genomic window of Blastococcus sp. HT6-30:
- the crtI gene encoding phytoene desaturase family protein — protein MARVVVVGAGLGGLAAAARLAALGHAVTVVEQSPGIGGKLGWFARDGHAFDTGPSLVTLPQVYRDLFAATGGPLEDAVDLVRLDPAVAYRFADGTRLTVPGQPAAVPAALDEALGDGAGREWSALLDRAATMWRISEQPFLRTPLAGAATLARLARHPAHVAAIAPWQSLRGLGRRRLHHRHLRTLLDRYATYSGSDPRRAPAVLATVPYAEQAFGSWYVRGGLHRLGSAVLDRAVGHGAVLRTGCAVRRVLVEGSGAAGVELADGERLRADVVVSGVDAATLHADLLPADPRTRGVRRDLARATPSLSGFVLLLALRGRTPPPAHHTVLFPDDYDAEFDAVFGTGRYAGRPAPVPDPTVYVSAPDDPALVPDDDSASWFVLVNAPRHDPAHGVDWDAPGLAETYADRVLEVMAHRGLDVRHRLRWRVVRTPADLARDTGSVGGSIYGTSSNGPRAAFLRPANASRVPGLFLVGGSAHPGGGLPLVGLSAEIVAGLVGPA, from the coding sequence GTGGCGCGGGTCGTGGTGGTGGGTGCCGGCCTCGGCGGTCTCGCCGCCGCCGCGCGGCTGGCGGCCCTCGGCCACGCGGTCACCGTCGTCGAGCAGTCGCCCGGGATCGGCGGGAAGCTCGGGTGGTTCGCCCGCGACGGGCATGCCTTCGACACCGGGCCGAGCCTGGTCACCCTGCCGCAGGTGTACCGCGACCTCTTCGCCGCGACCGGCGGCCCGCTCGAGGACGCCGTCGACCTCGTGCGGCTGGACCCGGCGGTCGCCTACCGCTTCGCCGACGGGACCCGGCTGACCGTGCCCGGGCAGCCCGCCGCCGTGCCCGCCGCGCTGGACGAGGCGCTGGGCGACGGCGCGGGCCGGGAGTGGAGCGCCCTCCTCGACCGGGCCGCGACCATGTGGCGGATCAGCGAGCAGCCGTTCCTGCGCACCCCGCTAGCCGGGGCCGCGACGCTCGCCCGGCTGGCCCGACACCCGGCCCACGTCGCCGCGATCGCGCCCTGGCAGTCGCTGCGCGGCCTCGGTCGCCGTCGCCTGCACCACCGGCACCTGCGCACGCTGCTCGACCGCTACGCCACGTACTCCGGCTCCGATCCGCGCCGGGCACCGGCGGTGCTGGCCACCGTCCCGTACGCCGAGCAGGCGTTCGGCTCCTGGTACGTGCGGGGCGGGCTGCACCGGCTCGGGTCGGCGGTGCTCGACCGGGCCGTCGGGCACGGCGCCGTGCTGCGCACCGGCTGCGCGGTGCGCCGGGTGCTCGTCGAGGGCAGCGGGGCGGCGGGCGTGGAGCTGGCCGACGGCGAGCGGCTGCGCGCCGACGTCGTCGTCTCCGGCGTCGACGCCGCCACCCTGCACGCCGACCTGCTGCCCGCCGACCCGCGGACCCGCGGCGTGCGGCGGGACCTGGCCCGCGCGACGCCGTCGCTGTCGGGGTTCGTGCTGCTGCTCGCGCTGCGCGGCCGGACCCCGCCCCCGGCGCACCACACCGTCCTGTTCCCCGACGACTACGACGCGGAGTTCGACGCGGTCTTCGGCACCGGCCGGTACGCCGGCCGACCCGCCCCGGTGCCCGACCCCACCGTCTACGTCAGCGCACCCGACGACCCCGCGCTCGTGCCCGACGACGACAGCGCCTCGTGGTTCGTCCTGGTCAACGCCCCCCGCCACGACCCGGCGCACGGCGTCGACTGGGATGCCCCGGGGCTGGCGGAGACCTACGCCGACCGGGTGCTGGAGGTCATGGCCCACCGCGGGCTCGACGTCCGGCACCGCCTCCGCTGGCGGGTGGTCCGGACGCCGGCCGACCTGGCGCGCGACACCGGCAGCGTCGGCGGCTCCATCTACGGCACCTCGAGCAACGGCCCGCGGGCGGCCTTCCTGCGCCCGGCGAACGCCTCCCGGGTGCCCGGGCTCTTCCTGGTCGGCGGCTCGGCGCACCCCGGCGGCGGCCTGCCGCTGGTGGGGCTGTCGGCCGAGATCGTGGCCGGGCTCGTCGGCCCGGCCTGA
- a CDS encoding SpoIIE family protein phosphatase, producing the protein MPESTSGVPAATLLSALPDTVVVADAGGRVTYVNPAVSRLLGYAPADLLGRDLTEIMPPRFRSGHGGHITRFLTTGQGELVGNTTQLPALHVAGHEVSIDVTLARVEPFPGASAAESSIVGVLRDASTTILLERQMQVSRYLAATLRVTAALTEARDADVAFHQLLPTLCTELDWDAAQLWQPDGDGGRLVHAGTWTAPDAAVPALEADAAHRSFRRGEGMPGQAWLRRAPVVAEDLASDDELVRGRAAREDGLRTAVTFPVLSGDSLLAVCELFSTVHRPVPAELVEVLAHAGRQIGQFLARLRAESVVRELADTLQRSLLPSHLPTIPGIRLAATYRAGGEAALVGGDTYDVMPLPDGRWMVLIADVCGTGAEAAAVTAVTRHTARAAASGSAGEILTAVNTALLHEEGSAPLRFVTACCLLLEPTAEGHRATLSVAGHPLPLLRHPDGHAHPVGRPGRPLGIDPDVAFPEEAFDLPPGATLVLYTDGVTEARDDNGAQFGEDALLRVVAGVPTGGAEETVAAVAAAVEEQLAGSRHEHDDLAVLALSVPR; encoded by the coding sequence GTGCCCGAATCCACCTCTGGAGTGCCTGCGGCGACCTTGCTGTCGGCCCTGCCCGACACGGTGGTCGTGGCCGACGCCGGCGGCCGGGTGACCTACGTCAATCCCGCGGTGTCCCGGCTCCTCGGGTATGCCCCGGCCGATCTGCTCGGCCGCGACCTCACCGAGATCATGCCGCCCCGGTTCCGGTCCGGGCACGGCGGCCACATCACCCGGTTCCTCACCACCGGCCAGGGCGAGCTGGTGGGCAACACCACCCAGCTGCCGGCGCTGCACGTCGCCGGCCACGAGGTCTCCATCGACGTCACGCTGGCCCGGGTGGAGCCGTTCCCCGGCGCCTCGGCCGCGGAGTCGTCGATCGTCGGGGTGCTCCGCGACGCCAGCACGACGATCCTGCTGGAGCGGCAGATGCAGGTCAGCCGCTACCTCGCCGCCACCCTGCGGGTCACCGCGGCGCTCACCGAGGCGCGGGACGCCGACGTCGCCTTCCACCAGCTGCTGCCCACGCTCTGCACCGAGCTGGACTGGGACGCCGCCCAGCTGTGGCAGCCCGACGGCGACGGCGGGCGGCTGGTGCACGCCGGCACCTGGACCGCGCCCGACGCCGCGGTGCCCGCGCTGGAGGCCGACGCCGCGCACCGGAGCTTCCGGCGGGGCGAGGGGATGCCCGGCCAGGCGTGGCTGCGCCGGGCCCCGGTCGTCGCCGAGGACCTGGCCTCGGACGACGAGCTCGTCCGCGGCCGCGCGGCCCGCGAGGACGGCCTGCGGACCGCCGTGACCTTCCCGGTGCTCAGCGGTGACTCGCTGCTCGCCGTCTGCGAGCTGTTCTCCACCGTGCACCGGCCGGTGCCCGCCGAGCTGGTGGAGGTGCTGGCCCACGCCGGCCGGCAGATCGGCCAGTTCCTCGCCCGGCTGCGCGCCGAGTCGGTGGTCCGCGAGCTGGCCGACACCCTCCAGCGCAGCCTGCTGCCCTCCCACCTGCCGACGATCCCCGGCATCCGGCTGGCGGCCACCTACCGGGCCGGTGGTGAGGCCGCCCTCGTCGGCGGCGACACCTACGACGTCATGCCGCTGCCGGACGGTCGCTGGATGGTGCTGATCGCCGACGTCTGCGGGACCGGGGCGGAGGCGGCGGCCGTCACCGCGGTCACCCGCCACACCGCGCGCGCCGCGGCGTCGGGCAGCGCCGGCGAGATCCTGACCGCCGTGAACACCGCCCTGCTGCACGAGGAGGGCAGCGCGCCGCTGCGCTTCGTCACCGCGTGCTGCCTGCTGCTGGAGCCGACCGCCGAGGGCCACCGGGCGACGCTGAGCGTGGCGGGTCACCCGCTGCCGCTGCTGCGCCACCCTGACGGCCACGCCCACCCGGTGGGCCGGCCCGGCCGCCCGCTGGGCATCGACCCCGACGTCGCGTTCCCCGAGGAGGCGTTCGACCTCCCGCCGGGCGCGACGCTGGTGCTGTACACGGACGGGGTCACCGAGGCCCGCGACGACAACGGAGCCCAGTTCGGCGAGGACGCGCTGCTGCGGGTCGTGGCCGGCGTCCCCACGGGTGGGGCCGAGGAGACCGTCGCCGCCGTGGCCGCCGCGGTGGAGGAGCAGTTGGCCGGCTCCCGGCACGAGCACGACGACCTGGCCGTCCTCGCGCTGTCCGTCCCCCGCTGA
- a CDS encoding spore photoproduct lyase family protein produces the protein MGAAEPLTLFEVGPPPAPMPPNHLLRIRRIYAEPAAAESSRGRQVLDRFPDAEVVEVPSHWQIPELHGNAGNVDRWVRVKSETLVLGVRKGLATRPNGRSANFIAPGTANGCAMACAYCYVPRRKGFANPITVFANIEQITGHLRRHVARQGPKTEPDQCDPASWVYDIGENSDCSVDALVSDNVADLVTTFRDLPTAKASFATKYVNRGLLDLDPAGRTRIRFSLMPDDDARVLDVRTSRIADRIAAVDDFVAAGYEVHLNLSPVVLRPGWEEDWGRLLDRLDDELGPAAKAQAAAEVIFLTHNEALHEVNLGWHPTAEQLLWRPDLQEPKRSQNGQDNVRYRAPIKRTAIARLRELVARRAPWLDIRYAF, from the coding sequence ATGGGAGCCGCCGAGCCGCTCACGCTCTTCGAGGTCGGGCCGCCGCCGGCGCCGATGCCGCCCAACCACCTCCTCCGGATCCGCCGCATCTACGCCGAGCCGGCAGCGGCCGAGTCCTCCCGCGGCCGCCAGGTCCTGGACCGGTTCCCCGACGCCGAGGTGGTCGAGGTGCCCAGCCACTGGCAGATCCCGGAGCTGCACGGCAACGCGGGCAACGTCGACCGCTGGGTGCGGGTGAAGAGCGAGACGCTGGTGCTCGGCGTCCGCAAGGGCCTGGCCACCCGGCCCAACGGCCGCTCGGCGAACTTCATCGCGCCCGGCACGGCGAACGGCTGCGCCATGGCCTGCGCCTACTGCTACGTCCCCCGGCGCAAGGGGTTCGCCAACCCGATCACCGTCTTCGCCAACATCGAGCAGATCACCGGGCACCTGCGCCGGCACGTGGCCCGGCAGGGACCGAAGACCGAACCCGACCAGTGCGACCCGGCCAGCTGGGTGTACGACATCGGCGAGAACAGCGACTGCTCCGTCGACGCCCTGGTCAGCGACAACGTCGCCGACCTCGTGACCACCTTCCGCGACCTGCCGACTGCGAAGGCGTCCTTCGCCACCAAGTACGTCAACCGCGGGCTGCTGGACCTCGACCCGGCCGGCCGCACCCGCATCCGCTTCTCCCTCATGCCCGACGACGACGCCCGGGTGCTCGACGTCCGCACCAGCCGGATCGCCGACCGGATCGCCGCCGTCGACGACTTCGTGGCGGCCGGCTACGAGGTGCACCTGAACCTCTCCCCCGTCGTGCTGCGCCCGGGCTGGGAGGAGGACTGGGGCCGGCTCCTGGACCGGCTGGACGACGAGCTCGGGCCGGCGGCCAAGGCGCAGGCCGCCGCCGAGGTGATCTTCCTGACCCACAACGAGGCGCTGCACGAGGTGAACCTCGGGTGGCACCCCACGGCCGAGCAGCTGCTGTGGCGCCCCGACCTGCAGGAGCCCAAGCGCAGCCAGAACGGCCAGGACAACGTGCGGTACCGCGCCCCGATCAAGCGGACGGCGATCGCCCGGCTGCGGGAACTGGTGGCCCGGCGCGCGCCGTGGCTGGACATCCGGTACGCCTTCTGA
- a CDS encoding 5-oxoprolinase subunit PxpA, which produces MSASGPSRIDLNADLGEGFGVWRLGDDDALLDVVSSANVACGFHAGDPVTMRRVCTAAVAAGVSIGAQVSYRDLAGFGRRFVDVAPAELAADVLYQLAALDGIARTAGGRVSYVKPHGALYNAVAHHETQARAVVEAVAGYDTGLAVLGLPGSVLLGSAAAAGLPTVGEGFADRGYAPDGTLVPRGAAGALLHDPAAVAERAVRMAAEGTVRAVDGSTVRVDVRSVCVHGDTPGAVDLARAVRGALETAGLRVAPFVG; this is translated from the coding sequence GTGAGCGCATCCGGCCCCTCCCGCATCGACCTCAACGCCGACCTCGGGGAGGGGTTCGGCGTGTGGCGGCTGGGCGACGACGACGCGCTGCTCGACGTCGTGAGCAGCGCCAACGTCGCCTGCGGCTTCCACGCCGGTGACCCGGTGACGATGCGTCGCGTGTGCACGGCCGCCGTGGCGGCCGGGGTCTCGATCGGCGCGCAGGTGTCCTACCGCGACCTGGCCGGGTTCGGCCGGCGGTTCGTCGACGTCGCGCCGGCCGAGCTGGCCGCCGACGTGCTGTACCAGCTCGCCGCGCTGGACGGCATCGCCCGGACGGCCGGGGGACGGGTGTCCTACGTCAAGCCGCACGGGGCGCTCTACAACGCGGTCGCGCACCACGAGACCCAGGCGCGGGCGGTGGTGGAGGCCGTCGCCGGCTACGACACCGGTCTCGCGGTGCTGGGCCTGCCCGGCTCGGTGCTGCTGGGCAGCGCGGCGGCCGCCGGGCTGCCGACCGTGGGGGAGGGCTTCGCCGACCGCGGGTACGCCCCCGACGGCACGCTGGTGCCCCGGGGAGCGGCGGGAGCGCTGCTGCACGATCCCGCCGCGGTGGCCGAGCGGGCCGTCCGCATGGCCGCCGAGGGCACGGTGCGGGCGGTGGACGGCAGCACCGTGCGGGTCGACGTGCGGTCGGTCTGCGTGCACGGGGACACCCCGGGAGCGGTCGACCTTGCCCGGGCGGTCCGGGGCGCGCTGGAGACGGCCGGGCTCCGGGTCGCCCCGTTCGTCGGCTGA